The nucleotide sequence TTACCTAAGGTTTTCAAAGTTGCCTCCAATCCATGGTACAAAACCCCTCCGGACTCCTTAATGTCATTTACCTCCTGTACATAGCAACTATTCATAACTTCAAATTGCTGCTCTTCGCTTAAATATGGAAATAATTTCTTGCCTACCAAATCGTGCTGCATTCCCAAAATACCCTGTATATCTTCCTCGGAAATGGGGTTTTTAATACAATCGAATCCATTCAAAGCGGTATGCCAAGCCTTAATGCTCATGGGCATAGGGTCCCACAGGGTTCCATCCAGGTCAAAAATGATGTTTTCAATATTGTCCCTTAAATCACTCAGAGCCATTTTTTAAAAGTTTTAAATAGTACAGGTCCTAAATTAAGTTGACCACCTCACCTGTTTCGGCCGATTTATAGGCCGCATCCACAATGTCCAGCACCATTTGTCCTTCCGTAAGTCCTGGAACCGGTTGTTGTCTGGTTTTGATACATTCTACAAAATACTCCATTTGACGGGTATAGATTATTTGGTCGCAATGATCCTCCCTTTTTGGGAGCTCGGGCACTGTGGTTACCGTACCTTCACCTTCCTTCATTTTTAAAAATGTAGGAAACAGATTGGCATAACCTTTAGTCCCAAACAGACTGGTACTAGCTTCAGGTCCGTCCATATGTGGATGCCACCATCCACTTTCAATGATGCTTTCCGTGCCATTGCCCCAAGTAATTACCAAGATTCCCGTGTCGTCTACATCATAATCCCCAAATTCCGTGGAAATTCTGGCATATACCTTTACGGGTTTTGGATCTCCCAAGATATATCTTACTGCATCAATGGCATGCACCCCCATATCTGCCAAGGCCCCGCCCCCGGCCAACTCCTTTTTGGTAAACCATCCGGAAGGGCCCCAATTTTCATGTATTCCGTAGCCCTTGGTCTTAAATACTCTTCCTATTGTTCCCGAGGCTACGGTATCCTTTATATAACGGGTATCGGTATCGAAACGCCACATATGACCAACCATCACCAATTGGT is from Arenibacter algicola and encodes:
- a CDS encoding HAD family hydrolase — translated: MALSDLRDNIENIIFDLDGTLWDPMPMSIKAWHTALNGFDCIKNPISEEDIQGILGMQHDLVGKKLFPYLSEEQQFEVMNSCYVQEVNDIKESGGVLYHGLEATLKTLGKKYDLFIVSNCQAGYIEAFYEFHGLSAYFKDFECSGNTGLSKTENVKMVIERNKLTKPIYIGDTMGDYSAAIGNQIPFVFAKYGFGDVPKAEHSINKIVDLELLF
- a CDS encoding Gfo/Idh/MocA family protein — its product is MEKIKIGLIGAGFISDYHARGLQTLADVEIAAVVSKNLDNAQKFALKYNIKEALNDISSFVKRDDLDAVIISTPNQFHAPYAIEFLQNGKDVFLEKPMGMTGDEGRQIAGVATKHNQLVMVGHMWRFDTDTRYIKDTVASGTIGRVFKTKGYGIHENWGPSGWFTKKELAGGGALADMGVHAIDAVRYILGDPKPVKVYARISTEFGDYDVDDTGILVITWGNGTESIIESGWWHPHMDGPEASTSLFGTKGYANLFPTFLKMKEGEGTVTTVPELPKREDHCDQIIYTRQMEYFVECIKTRQQPVPGLTEGQMVLDIVDAAYKSAETGEVVNLI